One Mycobacterium kubicae genomic window carries:
- a CDS encoding DUF3817 domain-containing protein, which produces MTGPETPEAPQTASVFPVEKIRTALTAYRIMAWATGLWLIALCGELVSHFVFHREIRWIEVVHGWVYFIYVLAAFNLAVKVRWPIGKTVGVLLAGTVPLLGIIVEHFQSRDVKARFDL; this is translated from the coding sequence ATGACCGGACCCGAGACTCCTGAAGCGCCGCAGACGGCGTCCGTTTTTCCTGTCGAAAAGATCCGTACGGCGCTGACCGCCTATCGAATCATGGCGTGGGCGACGGGCCTGTGGCTCATCGCCCTGTGCGGAGAACTGGTCTCGCACTTCGTCTTCCACCGCGAGATCCGCTGGATCGAAGTCGTGCACGGCTGGGTGTACTTCATCTACGTACTCGCCGCTTTCAACCTCGCCGTCAAGGTCCGCTGGCCGATCGGCAAGACGGTCGGCGTCTTGCTCGCCGGGACCGTGCCGCTGCTGGGCATCATCGTCGAGCACTTCCAAAGCCGGGACGTCAAAGCCCGCTTCGACCTCTAA
- the rdgB gene encoding RdgB/HAM1 family non-canonical purine NTP pyrophosphatase has protein sequence MTRVLVASRNLKKLAELRRVLDGAGLSGLTLVSLDDVPAFDEAPETGATFEDNALAKARDAFAATGLASVADDSGLEVAALNGMPGVLSARWSGTHGEDAANTALLLAQLRDVPDERRAAAFVSACALVSASGEVVVRGEWPGRIAREPRGEGGFGYDPVFIPDGEDRTAAQLSPAEKDEVSHRGRALAMLLPALRGLAPT, from the coding sequence CTGACCCGGGTGCTGGTGGCCAGCCGCAACCTCAAGAAGCTGGCCGAGTTACGCCGCGTGCTCGACGGTGCCGGATTGTCCGGTCTGACCCTGGTGTCGCTCGACGATGTTCCCGCTTTCGACGAAGCGCCGGAGACCGGTGCAACGTTCGAAGACAACGCCTTGGCCAAGGCCCGCGACGCGTTCGCCGCGACCGGTCTGGCCAGTGTCGCCGACGACTCGGGTCTGGAAGTCGCCGCTCTGAACGGCATGCCAGGCGTGCTGTCGGCGCGGTGGTCGGGGACCCATGGCGAGGATGCCGCCAACACCGCATTGCTACTCGCGCAACTGCGCGACGTGCCTGACGAGCGGCGCGCAGCGGCCTTCGTGTCGGCCTGCGCCTTGGTATCCGCGTCGGGTGAGGTGGTGGTGCGCGGTGAGTGGCCGGGTCGAATTGCCAGGGAACCGCGCGGAGAAGGCGGCTTCGGCTACGACCCGGTCTTCATCCCGGACGGGGAGGATCGCACGGCGGCGCAGCTGAGCCCCGCCGAGAAGGACGAGGTATCTCATCGTGGTCGTGCGCTGGCGATGCTGCTGCCGGCGCTGCGTGGGTTGGCGCCTACTTAG
- the rph gene encoding ribonuclease PH: MSKREDGRLDDELRPVVITRGFTDYPAGSVLVEFGRTKVMCTASVTEGVPRWRKGSGLGWLTAEYAMLPSATHTRSDRESIKGRPSGRTQEISRLVGRSLRACIDLGALGENTIAVDCDVLQADGGTRTAAITGAYVALADAVTYLGAAGKLSDPRPLSCAIAAVSVGVVDGRVRADLPYEEDSRAEVDMNVVATDTGTLVEVQGTGEGATFPRSTLDKLLDMALNACDTLFAAQRDALALPYPGVLPEGASQPKAFGS; this comes from the coding sequence GTGTCCAAAAGAGAAGACGGTCGCCTCGACGACGAGCTTCGCCCGGTGGTGATCACCCGAGGTTTCACTGACTATCCCGCGGGTTCGGTGCTTGTCGAGTTCGGCCGTACCAAGGTCATGTGCACTGCCAGCGTCACCGAAGGGGTACCCCGGTGGCGCAAGGGATCGGGCCTGGGCTGGTTGACCGCCGAGTACGCGATGTTGCCGTCGGCCACCCATACCCGTTCCGACCGTGAATCGATCAAAGGGCGGCCCAGCGGCCGCACCCAGGAGATCAGCCGTCTGGTCGGCCGATCGCTGCGGGCCTGCATCGATTTGGGGGCGTTGGGAGAGAACACAATTGCCGTGGACTGCGACGTCTTACAGGCTGACGGCGGCACCCGGACCGCGGCCATCACGGGCGCCTACGTGGCGCTGGCCGATGCGGTGACCTACCTCGGGGCAGCGGGGAAGTTGTCCGATCCCCGGCCATTGTCGTGTGCCATCGCGGCGGTGAGCGTCGGCGTGGTCGACGGCAGGGTGCGCGCCGACCTTCCGTACGAGGAGGACTCGCGCGCCGAGGTGGACATGAATGTGGTCGCCACCGACACCGGAACATTGGTGGAAGTCCAGGGCACCGGTGAGGGAGCGACCTTTCCGCGCTCCACGCTGGACAAGCTCCTCGACATGGCGTTGAACGCATGCGACACGTTGTTCGCCGCGCAACGCGACGCGTTGGCCCTTCCGTATCCGGGTGTGCTGCCCGAGGGAGCGTCGCAGCCCAAGGCGTTCGGAAGCTGA
- a CDS encoding Hsp20/alpha crystallin family protein: MLMRTDPFRDLDRFTQQVFGTAARPAAMPMDAWREGEEFIVEFDLPGMNENSLDLDIERNVVTVRAERPAVDPSREMLAAERPRGVFSRQLVLGDNLDTEKIDASYDGGVLRLRIPVAEKAKPRKISIARNGHKAIDA; this comes from the coding sequence ATGTTGATGCGAACCGACCCGTTCCGTGACCTCGATCGCTTCACTCAGCAAGTGTTCGGGACTGCGGCCCGCCCGGCGGCCATGCCGATGGATGCCTGGCGCGAAGGCGAGGAGTTCATCGTCGAGTTCGATCTGCCTGGCATGAACGAGAATTCGCTGGATCTGGACATCGAGCGCAACGTGGTGACGGTGCGCGCCGAGCGTCCCGCGGTTGACCCGAGCCGAGAGATGCTGGCCGCCGAACGCCCGCGCGGTGTCTTCAGTCGCCAGTTGGTGCTCGGCGACAATCTCGACACCGAGAAGATCGACGCGTCTTACGACGGCGGCGTCCTGCGGCTGCGCATCCCGGTGGCCGAGAAGGCGAAGCCGCGCAAGATTTCGATTGCCCGGAACGGACACAAGGCAATCGACGCCTGA
- a CDS encoding cyclic nucleotide-degrading phosphodiesterase: MSVRITVLGCSGSVVGPDSPASGYLLRAPDTPPIVIDFGGGVLGALQRHADPSAVQVLLSHLHADHCLDLPGLFVWRRYHPSRPQGKALLYGPSDTWSRLGAASSPFGGEIDDCSDIFDVHHWVDGEPVTVGALTVLPRIVAHPTESFGLRITDPSGATLVYSGDTGSCDQLVELARGADVFLCEASWTHSAKHPPNLHLSGTEAGRAAAQAGVRELLLTHIPPWTSREDVISEAKAEFDGPVHAVVCDETFEVHRG, encoded by the coding sequence GTGTCCGTGCGAATTACCGTACTCGGCTGCTCGGGCAGCGTGGTGGGTCCGGATTCGCCTGCGTCGGGGTATCTGCTCAGGGCACCTGACACCCCGCCTATTGTCATCGACTTCGGCGGCGGTGTGCTCGGCGCACTCCAACGGCACGCTGACCCCTCAGCCGTGCAGGTGCTGTTGTCACATCTGCATGCCGACCACTGCCTGGACTTGCCGGGACTCTTCGTCTGGCGGCGCTATCACCCGTCGCGGCCGCAAGGTAAGGCGTTGTTGTACGGCCCCAGCGACACGTGGTCTCGGTTAGGCGCGGCGTCCTCGCCGTTCGGCGGCGAGATCGACGACTGCTCGGACATCTTCGACGTTCATCACTGGGTGGATGGTGAGCCGGTGACCGTGGGCGCACTCACCGTGTTGCCGCGCATCGTGGCTCACCCGACGGAGTCCTTCGGTCTGCGGATCACCGACCCCAGTGGAGCGACCTTGGTGTACAGCGGTGACACCGGCTCGTGTGACCAGCTGGTCGAACTGGCGCGCGGCGCGGACGTCTTCCTGTGTGAGGCGTCGTGGACGCATTCGGCCAAGCATCCGCCCAACCTGCATTTGTCCGGCACGGAGGCCGGTCGCGCCGCGGCGCAGGCCGGGGTTCGAGAGTTGCTTCTCACCCACATCCCGCCGTGGACATCGCGCGAAGATGTGATCAGTGAAGCTAAGGCGGAGTTCGACGGTCCCGTGCACGCTGTGGTGTGCGACGAGACTTTCGAAGTGCATCGGGGCTGA
- the murI gene encoding glutamate racemase: protein MTSPLAPVGVFDSGVGGLTVARAIIDQLPDEDIVYVGDTANGPYGPLAISDIRAHALAIGDDLVSRGVKVLVIACNSASAACLRDARERYDVPVVEVILPAVRRAVATTRNGRIGVIGTRATIASHAYQDAFAAARDTQITAVACPRFVDFVERGVTSGRQVLGLAEGYLEPLQRAEVDTLVLGCTHYPLLSGLIQLVMGDHVTLVSSAEETAKQVVRVLTEADLLRPHDAAPATRIFEATGDPDSFTFLASRFLGPAITGVEPVRHSNV from the coding sequence ATGACGTCGCCGCTGGCACCCGTCGGAGTCTTCGATTCCGGGGTCGGGGGATTGACCGTCGCTCGGGCCATCATCGACCAACTGCCCGACGAGGACATCGTCTACGTCGGCGACACCGCCAACGGCCCGTACGGCCCGCTGGCCATCTCCGATATCCGGGCGCACGCCTTGGCTATAGGGGACGATCTGGTCAGTCGAGGCGTGAAGGTGTTGGTGATCGCCTGCAATTCGGCGTCTGCGGCGTGCCTGCGCGATGCGCGGGAACGCTACGACGTGCCCGTCGTCGAAGTGATCCTGCCCGCCGTGCGTCGGGCCGTCGCGACTACCCGCAACGGCCGCATTGGGGTGATCGGTACCCGCGCGACCATCGCGTCACATGCGTATCAGGACGCGTTCGCCGCCGCCCGCGACACCCAGATCACCGCGGTGGCCTGCCCCCGATTCGTGGACTTCGTCGAGCGCGGGGTCACCAGCGGACGCCAGGTGCTCGGTCTGGCCGAGGGCTATCTCGAGCCGCTACAGCGGGCCGAGGTCGACACGCTGGTGTTGGGATGCACGCACTATCCGTTGCTTTCCGGCCTGATCCAACTGGTGATGGGCGACCACGTCACGCTGGTTTCCAGTGCTGAAGAGACCGCCAAACAAGTGGTCCGGGTGCTCACCGAAGCAGACCTGCTGCGTCCCCACGACGCGGCACCCGCGACCCGGATTTTCGAAGCCACCGGAGACCCGGATTCATTCACGTTTTTGGCTTCACGGTTCCTCGGCCCGGCCATCACTGGCGTTGAACCCGTGCGTCACTCCAACGTCTAG
- a CDS encoding MoaD/ThiS family protein has product MSVTVSIPTILRPHTGGQKRVSASGETLGAVISDLEANYSGISERLVDKSSPGKLHRFVNIYVNDEDVRFSGGLDTAIADGDSVTILPAVAGG; this is encoded by the coding sequence ATGAGCGTCACCGTGTCCATCCCGACCATCCTGCGGCCGCACACCGGAGGTCAGAAGCGCGTCTCGGCGAGCGGTGAGACGCTCGGAGCGGTCATCTCGGACTTGGAGGCCAACTACTCGGGTATCTCCGAGCGCCTCGTCGACAAGTCTTCTCCCGGCAAGCTGCACCGCTTCGTCAACATCTACGTCAACGACGAGGACGTCCGATTCTCCGGCGGCTTGGACACCGCGATAGCCGACGGTGACTCGGTCACCATCCTGCCCGCCGTCGCGGGCGGTTGA
- a CDS encoding Mov34/MPN/PAD-1 family protein — protein MIAHARRDHPDEACGVLAGPDGSDRPERHIPMRNAERSPTFYRFDSTEHLRVWRAMEGAAEVPVVIYHSHTAAAAYPSRTDVDLAAEPDAHYVLVSTRDPVRHQLRSYRIIGGAVTEEPVTIVDQY, from the coding sequence ATGATCGCCCATGCGCGCCGCGACCATCCCGACGAAGCGTGCGGAGTACTGGCCGGACCCGACGGCTCGGACCGACCGGAACGCCACATTCCGATGCGCAACGCCGAACGCTCACCGACGTTCTACCGGTTCGATTCCACGGAACATCTGCGAGTCTGGCGCGCGATGGAAGGCGCCGCAGAGGTGCCTGTGGTCATCTATCACTCGCACACCGCCGCCGCGGCCTACCCAAGCCGCACCGACGTCGACCTGGCCGCCGAACCCGATGCCCACTACGTGCTGGTCTCCACCCGCGACCCCGTCCGCCACCAGCTGCGCAGCTACCGCATCATCGGCGGTGCCGTGACCGAAGAACCAGTCACTATCGTCGATCAATACTGA
- a CDS encoding P1 family peptidase: MSSIADVGGVRVGHYQRLDDDATLGAGWACGVTVVLAPPGTVGAVDCRGGAPGTRETDLLDPSNSVRYVDAVLLAGGSAYGLAAADGVMRWLEEHERGVAMGDGVVPIVPGAVIFDLPVGGWGCRPTAEFGYAACAAADAAENTGVAVGTVGAGVGARAGVLKGGVGTASTTLTSGVTVGAVVVVNSAGNVVDPVTGLPWMAGLGEELGLQVPPEAEIEALAGLPTKFSTLNTTIAVVATDATLGPAGCRRVAIAAHDGLARTIRPAHTPLDGDTVFALATGAVEVPPPTDLPAAMFPDTELITAVGAAAADCLARAVLGGVIAAESVAGIPTYRDVLPGAFGKVGG; encoded by the coding sequence ATGAGTTCCATCGCCGACGTGGGCGGCGTCCGCGTCGGTCACTACCAGCGGCTCGACGACGATGCCACGCTGGGTGCGGGCTGGGCATGTGGTGTCACGGTCGTGCTCGCGCCGCCGGGAACCGTGGGCGCCGTGGACTGCCGGGGCGGTGCGCCCGGAACGCGGGAAACCGATCTGCTGGACCCGTCCAACAGCGTGCGGTACGTCGACGCCGTGCTGCTCGCCGGTGGCAGCGCCTATGGCCTGGCCGCCGCGGACGGCGTCATGCGCTGGCTCGAGGAACACGAGCGTGGTGTCGCGATGGGCGACGGGGTGGTGCCGATCGTGCCCGGCGCGGTGATCTTCGACCTGCCCGTCGGCGGTTGGGGCTGCCGGCCGACGGCTGAGTTCGGCTATGCCGCGTGTGCAGCGGCCGATGCAGCCGAGAACACCGGTGTCGCGGTCGGGACCGTTGGAGCGGGTGTGGGGGCGCGCGCGGGGGTGCTGAAAGGCGGCGTCGGGACGGCGTCGACGACGTTGACGTCGGGCGTCACCGTCGGCGCGGTGGTCGTAGTCAACTCCGCAGGCAACGTCGTCGATCCGGTGACCGGCCTGCCATGGATGGCCGGCCTCGGCGAGGAGCTCGGGCTGCAGGTGCCGCCGGAAGCGGAGATCGAAGCGTTGGCCGGATTACCGACCAAATTCAGCACGCTCAATACGACGATCGCAGTGGTCGCCACGGACGCCACCCTGGGTCCGGCGGGGTGCCGGCGGGTGGCCATCGCGGCCCACGACGGGCTGGCGCGCACCATCCGGCCCGCCCACACCCCCTTGGACGGCGACACCGTCTTCGCGCTGGCCACCGGTGCGGTCGAGGTGCCCCCACCGACGGACCTGCCCGCCGCCATGTTTCCGGACACCGAACTCATCACCGCCGTCGGGGCGGCTGCGGCCGACTGCCTGGCACGGGCGGTGCTGGGCGGTGTCATCGCCGCCGAGTCGGTGGCCGGCATTCCGACTTACCGCGACGTGCTGCCCGGAGCCTTCGGGAAAGTGGGCGGGTGA
- a CDS encoding DUF2017 domain-containing protein, which yields MRKWKRVETRNGPRFRSSLAPHEAALLKNLVGAMIGLLDDREASAPSDELEEITGIKTGHSDRPGDPTLSRLLPDFYRPDEKDPLARDASETLNAALRSLHEPEIIDAKRVAAQQVLDTVPDNGGRFELTEEAANSWIAAVNDLRLTLGVMLDVGPQGPQRLPADHPLAAHFDVYQWLTVLQEYLVLVLMGRRPS from the coding sequence GTGCGCAAATGGAAGCGCGTCGAGACCCGCAACGGTCCCCGCTTTCGGTCGTCGCTGGCGCCGCATGAAGCGGCGCTGCTGAAGAATCTGGTCGGGGCGATGATCGGTCTGCTCGATGACCGCGAGGCGTCCGCGCCGTCCGACGAACTGGAAGAGATCACCGGTATCAAGACCGGACATTCGGACCGTCCGGGCGACCCGACGTTGAGTCGGTTGCTGCCCGATTTCTACCGGCCCGACGAGAAGGACCCGTTGGCCCGCGACGCCTCCGAGACCCTCAACGCCGCGCTGCGCAGCTTGCACGAGCCGGAAATCATCGACGCTAAACGCGTTGCCGCTCAACAGGTTCTCGACACAGTGCCGGACAACGGCGGCCGGTTCGAGCTGACCGAGGAGGCCGCCAACTCCTGGATCGCTGCGGTCAACGACCTGCGGTTGACGCTGGGCGTCATGCTCGACGTCGGCCCGCAGGGCCCCCAGCGACTGCCCGCCGACCACCCCCTGGCCGCACACTTCGACGTGTACCAATGGCTCACCGTCCTGCAGGAGTATCTGGTGCTGGTCCTGATGGGGCGCCGACCCTCGTGA
- the clpS gene encoding ATP-dependent Clp protease adapter ClpS — MVVAAAPAKPGSTEQRESAPVEVTASPWVTIVWDDPVNLMTYVTYVFQKLFGYSEPHATKLMLQVHNEGKAVVSSGSRESMEVDVSKLHAAGLWATMQQDR, encoded by the coding sequence ATGGTTGTTGCGGCAGCGCCCGCCAAGCCGGGCTCGACTGAACAACGAGAATCCGCGCCGGTCGAGGTCACGGCCAGTCCTTGGGTCACCATCGTGTGGGACGACCCGGTGAACCTGATGACCTACGTCACCTACGTGTTCCAGAAGCTTTTCGGCTACAGCGAGCCGCATGCCACCAAGCTGATGTTGCAGGTGCACAACGAAGGAAAGGCCGTGGTCTCCTCGGGTAGCCGCGAGTCCATGGAAGTCGACGTGTCCAAGCTGCATGCCGCCGGATTGTGGGCGACGATGCAGCAGGACCGGTGA
- a CDS encoding nicotinate phosphoribosyltransferase, with product MLAAALRDGSAERRTTFEVFARRLPHGRRYGVVCGTGRLLEVLQQFSFDDEACDLLAEFLDPDTVSYLRDFRFAGDIDGYAEGELYFPGSPVLSVRGSFAECVVIETLVLSIFNHDSAIASAAARMVSAAEDRPLIDMGSRRTHEHAAVASARAAYIAGFAASSNLEAQRRYGVPTVGTAAHAFTMLHTRDDGALDKTELDAFRAQVDALGADTTLLVDTYDVTAGVANAVAAAGTALGAVRIDSGELGVLARQTRDQLDRLGATQTRIVVSGDLDEFSIAALRAEPVDSYGVGTALVTGSGAPAANMVYKLVEVDGIPVQKRSSHKESRGGSKQALRLARPTGTITEEIVHPAGHPPALDEPSRVLTTALVREGQVVTDTGSSALAAARELVTSGLRSLPWEGLKLSAGDPAIPTRTITA from the coding sequence ATGCTGGCGGCGGCGTTGCGCGACGGCTCCGCCGAACGCCGAACCACGTTCGAGGTGTTCGCGCGGCGACTGCCGCACGGTCGTCGCTACGGGGTGGTCTGCGGCACGGGTCGGCTACTGGAGGTGCTGCAGCAGTTCAGCTTTGACGACGAGGCCTGCGACCTGCTCGCCGAATTCCTGGATCCGGACACGGTCAGCTATCTGCGCGACTTCCGGTTCGCTGGTGACATCGACGGATACGCCGAGGGTGAGCTGTATTTCCCGGGGTCGCCCGTGCTGTCGGTGCGCGGCAGCTTCGCCGAATGCGTGGTGATCGAGACCCTGGTGCTGTCGATCTTCAATCACGACTCGGCCATCGCGTCGGCCGCTGCCCGCATGGTCAGTGCGGCCGAAGACCGGCCGCTGATCGACATGGGATCGCGACGCACCCATGAACACGCCGCCGTGGCGTCGGCCCGCGCGGCCTATATCGCCGGTTTCGCCGCCTCGTCCAACTTGGAGGCGCAGCGGCGCTACGGAGTCCCCACTGTCGGCACCGCCGCGCATGCGTTCACCATGCTGCACACCCGCGATGACGGTGCCCTGGACAAGACCGAATTGGACGCGTTTCGGGCGCAGGTGGACGCGCTGGGCGCCGACACCACGCTGCTGGTGGACACCTACGACGTGACGGCCGGAGTGGCCAACGCGGTGGCCGCGGCCGGCACCGCACTGGGGGCGGTGCGCATCGACTCGGGCGAGCTGGGTGTCCTGGCCCGGCAGACCCGCGACCAACTCGACCGGCTGGGCGCCACTCAGACCCGCATCGTGGTCTCCGGCGACCTCGACGAATTCAGCATCGCCGCCTTGCGGGCCGAGCCGGTAGACAGCTATGGAGTGGGCACCGCCCTGGTCACCGGCTCGGGCGCGCCGGCGGCCAACATGGTCTACAAATTGGTCGAAGTGGACGGCATCCCCGTGCAAAAACGCAGCAGCCACAAGGAATCTCGCGGCGGCAGCAAGCAGGCGCTGCGACTGGCGCGTCCTACCGGCACCATCACCGAGGAGATCGTGCATCCCGCCGGCCATCCGCCTGCCCTCGACGAGCCTTCTCGGGTGTTGACCACAGCGCTGGTCCGCGAGGGGCAGGTCGTCACCGACACCGGCAGCTCTGCCCTGGCCGCCGCGCGGGAGCTGGTGACCTCCGGACTGCGCAGCTTGCCCTGGGAGGGCCTGAAACTGTCGGCCGGCGACCCGGCGATTCCCACCCGGACAATCACCGCCTGA
- a CDS encoding ATP-dependent DNA helicase, with protein sequence MSELLAVAVAALGGSERRGQQEMATAVAAAFESGQHLVVQAGTGTGKSLAYLVPAMLQAVTDDEPVVVSTATIALQRQLVDRDLPRLADSLAAALPRRPEFALLKGRRNYLCLNKIHNGGASGESGAADERPQEELFNPMAVTGLGRDVQRLTEWASTTDSGDRDDLKPGVPDRSWAQVSVSARECIGVARCPFGTECFSERARMRAGAVDIVVTNHALLAIDAVADSAVLPEHSLLVVDEAHELADRVTSVATAELTSAGLGLASRRVTRLVDPEITERLEAASAIFTSAIHDAPPGRIDRLDDELATYLTALRDAASAARSAIETTGDAKTASARAEAGAALTEISDTATRILTSFAPAIPDRTEVVWLDREDTRVALRVAPLSVSNLLAQHLFSRATTVLTSATLTVGGSFDAMASAWGLTGPDGGDEPGGQTWKGIDVGSPFHHATSGILYVAAHLPPPGRDGAGSAEQLTEIAELVTAAGGRTLGLFSSMRAARAAAEAMRERLTTPVLCQGDDTTSALVEQFTDDPETSLFGTLSLWQGVDVPGPSLSLVLIDRIPFPRPDDPLLSARQRAVAARGGNGFMTVAASHAALLLAQGSGRLLRRVSDRGVVAVLDSRMVTARYGSYLRASLPPFWHTTNAAQVRGALQRLAEAHLKPG encoded by the coding sequence GTGTCCGAGCTGCTCGCCGTCGCCGTCGCGGCGCTCGGCGGTAGTGAGCGACGCGGTCAGCAGGAGATGGCGACCGCGGTCGCGGCAGCCTTCGAGTCGGGCCAACACCTCGTCGTCCAGGCCGGCACCGGCACCGGCAAGTCGCTGGCGTACCTGGTCCCGGCGATGCTGCAGGCGGTGACCGACGATGAGCCGGTCGTCGTATCGACGGCCACGATCGCGCTACAGCGCCAGCTCGTCGATCGCGACCTGCCCCGCCTGGCCGATTCGCTTGCCGCTGCACTGCCCCGCCGTCCCGAATTCGCACTGTTGAAAGGGCGGCGAAACTACCTGTGCCTGAACAAGATTCATAACGGCGGCGCATCCGGCGAGTCCGGCGCCGCCGACGAGCGACCGCAAGAGGAATTGTTCAATCCGATGGCGGTCACCGGGTTGGGTCGCGACGTGCAACGGCTCACCGAGTGGGCATCGACCACCGATTCCGGCGATCGTGACGACCTGAAACCCGGTGTGCCCGACCGATCCTGGGCGCAGGTCAGCGTCTCGGCGCGCGAATGCATCGGCGTGGCTCGTTGTCCGTTCGGCACCGAGTGCTTCTCCGAACGGGCCCGCATGCGCGCCGGGGCGGTCGACATCGTGGTCACCAACCACGCACTGCTGGCTATCGACGCCGTCGCGGACTCGGCGGTGCTGCCCGAGCACTCGCTGTTGGTGGTCGACGAAGCCCACGAATTGGCCGACCGGGTCACCTCCGTCGCGACCGCGGAACTGACCTCGGCCGGCCTGGGCCTCGCTTCCCGCCGCGTCACCCGGTTGGTCGATCCGGAGATCACCGAACGCCTCGAGGCGGCATCGGCGATCTTCACCTCCGCCATCCACGACGCGCCACCGGGCCGCATCGACCGCCTCGACGACGAGCTGGCGACGTACCTGACCGCGCTGCGTGATGCCGCCAGTGCGGCGCGTTCGGCAATCGAGACCACCGGCGACGCCAAGACCGCTTCGGCCCGCGCGGAAGCCGGCGCGGCGTTGACCGAGATCTCCGATACCGCCACGCGCATCCTGACGTCGTTCGCGCCCGCGATTCCCGACCGGACCGAAGTGGTGTGGCTGGACCGGGAGGACACGCGCGTCGCGTTGCGGGTGGCCCCGCTGTCGGTGTCGAATCTGCTTGCCCAACACTTGTTTTCGCGCGCTACGACGGTGCTGACGTCAGCGACGCTGACGGTCGGCGGGTCGTTCGACGCGATGGCGTCGGCGTGGGGGCTAACCGGCCCCGACGGCGGTGACGAGCCGGGCGGGCAAACCTGGAAGGGCATCGACGTCGGCTCCCCCTTCCACCACGCCACATCGGGCATCCTGTACGTCGCCGCCCACCTGCCGCCGCCCGGCCGCGACGGCGCCGGTTCGGCCGAGCAGCTCACCGAGATCGCCGAACTCGTCACCGCCGCCGGCGGGCGCACCCTGGGGTTGTTCTCCTCGATGCGGGCCGCCCGAGCCGCCGCCGAGGCGATGCGTGAACGCCTCACCACCCCGGTGCTGTGCCAGGGCGACGACACCACCTCCGCGCTCGTCGAACAATTCACCGACGACCCGGAGACCTCGTTGTTCGGCACACTGTCACTGTGGCAAGGCGTCGACGTGCCGGGACCGTCGCTGTCTCTGGTGCTCATCGACCGCATCCCCTTCCCGCGCCCCGACGATCCCTTGCTGAGCGCTCGCCAGCGCGCGGTGGCCGCCCGGGGCGGCAACGGCTTCATGACGGTCGCGGCCAGCCATGCGGCACTGCTGCTGGCGCAGGGCTCGGGTCGGCTGTTGCGCCGCGTCAGCGACCGCGGCGTGGTGGCGGTACTCGACTCCCGGATGGTCACCGCCCGATACGGCAGCTATCTGCGCGCCTCACTGCCGCCGTTTTGGCACACCACCAACGCCGCGCAGGTGCGCGGGGCGTTGCAGCGGCTGGCGGAGGCTCACCTCAAGCCAGGGTGA